The region GAGGAGCCACGCTCGGCTCTGTGCTGAACGCGGCCCACgactccccttcctcctcctgctgcccttCGAAGGCGCTCCACCCGCCGACGCCCTCGCTCCCCTCGGCCACGCTGAAATTGCCAAAGCTGTCGCTGGGAGGGAAGCTGGCGAACTTTCCTTCGCCCTCCTTCTCGTCGACCCCACTGTGGTATTTGGGGGAGTTGAAGTCACCGAAATCGTCTTCCTGCTCAGTGCTGACATCTTGCTCCGCGGGGGCAGAGCTCTTCCTCGTGCTCTGCTCTTCCTGCTGTTCAAAGTCTGCAAAGTCCTGACCGCCAAATGATCCAGCATCTCCAAAGTCCCCGAAGTCCTCATCATCTTCTGCCAGCTGGCTATCGTCGGCAGGAGTGGTCGTGTCGCccagcggcggcggggagggTGCAGAGGCCGTGGTGCTCATATCACCAAACTCCTCCAGTGCATCGGTGGACAACGGACGTCCAAACgacgtctccgtctccgtctcggTTTCCGTTTCATTCTCAGAGCCCTTGTCGTCCGATCGAGCCGCCTCACTGTCAGCGGGTGACAGGTCACGCTGGTCTTTGAGCTCCTCCGTCCCGTCCTGAGAGAAACATCTGTCCATGTGCTCCTGAGCAGGCGCTGTGTCGGCACCCGGGCCTCGGTCCGTGTTGCAGGAGCCGTTTGGGGTGTCGTCAGGACCAGACAAGGACACATCAGctcctgttctgtttgtgtctgtgacAGAGTCCTCTGAGGCTGCCTGCTGCTCCTCGGAGGGTTCGACCGCCGGCTCCCAGCTGCCCCctgagtcctcctcctccgtccgaCTGAGACACACCTCAGTGCCTGGAAAAACCGCAAAGTCTGCGAACTTCTCCTCCGGGCTGTCAACAGAAACGTCCACCGACTCCTGCACGGAGCTTTCTGTGATGTGACAGTGGACAGAACTCTGTGAGGAGGGACTTCCCTGGACGTCCGAGGTCATGAacccgtttgtaataagctcCGGGCCTCCGCCGTTGCAGTCAGCAGTTTCAATGCTGCACGAGTTATTTTCCGGTCGGTCCGGAGAGCCCGAATGGACCTTTTTAATTTCAGTCCTTTCTGAGACCGTGCTGTCCGGCCGATTAGCCGGCGTCACGCCGTTAGCCTTGGACAACTCATTCCTGTGGATGTGTGTGCCGTTGGAAGTGCCGTGGCCCAACGCCGCAACGCCTCTGTTGTTGAGGAGCTCCGGTGGCGAAGTGGCGGTCAGAGCCTGAGTCTGGTTAAACGTAGTCGGCGTGTCAAACTCTGTGAAGCTGATGCTGTTGGGAACGGCAGAGAATGTGCCAAAGTCTCCAAACTCATCGTCCTCTTCCTCGGCGCCATCCTCCATGGGCGGCGGCGAGGACGAGTACATGCGGATCACATCCGGCTCCATGATTGTCCCAGAGTCAACTCGTCCGGCTAAACCTGAAACAGAGAGGATGCTGTCAGAAAACTAAAGCCTGCACAAGTACAAAGAGACCCatcaaaccaaaaaacaaaaaacaaacaaacaaaaaaaaactgaaactgataCCTAACACACTCAGAAAGGACGaatcagacaaaaacacaaactgagtgACAACCATATGGGAGAGCTTATCTGCCCTCCAACATCTCTAGAGGAAAACTGGAATTTGATCCAACTGATGGATACTGCGGAGCAGACGTGACGGAGGAACACGCGATGGAGGCAGGTTCGGGGTGTGGCAAGAGAGACGAGGTGGCAGCAATGTGTGACTGGAAAAGCACAGTGTGCTTAGGTATAATACCAGCTGAATGCTACAGACCCTGAGGGAGCTAAAGACTAAAATTGATCTATTCCTATGAAAGTGGCCTTCTGTTtatctcacacaaacacaatcaccCTGGTTCTTAAACCAGTAGTTAAACCGGTTTTATAGCCAGTGTGCAGCCCATGTTCAGTGGAGCCTGCAACTCTGTTCACTTTGTCAGTAGTGGGCGGGGTTTAACTGACAGAAAGCACCTGGAAAAAGGGAGGCCTATCTCACAATGTGCTGAGCTGGACTCCAGCTCAACACCAGACTCTTAAACTTTTAATGGTCATGTGATCGGAAGAggctccacttcctgcctgTGAGTTGGAAGGGATGATAATAACATGGCGAATCAGGAGAGAGTGTTGGAAAGAGGAACTTTGTTGTAGCAAACCTCTCCACTTATAACACGTGAACTAAAGACTTCATAACACCTGTACCAAAGACTTTTTAATACGTGACCCAAAGACTTCATAACACCTAAACTAAAGACTTCACGACGCCCGTACTCTATGTAATAACTCATAATAACATGAGATGATAGCATCAGTCAGAGGGGTAATAACATCCTAGGGAGGATAAAAGCAGGGAGTAATAACAGTAGTCAGAGGGGTAATAACATCATTCGGGGGGAGATGACAGCTGTCAGATTGGTAATAACAGCAGCCGGAGGGGTAATAACACTTGTCAGAGGGGCATTAACAGCAGTCAGTGGGGAAATGACAGCATCTGTGGTCTCTCTGAACTTTCTCTGGAACTGATGCTAACTTCAGAGCCATGCTAACTCGGCGGTCAGCCCGTGACGCGCTGACCCGGTTTGGGAGCGCCCCGTCCGGCTCGGCCCGGCGCTGACAGTCCGGGTGGGTGTTGCACAGCTAGCCGATGGATCGGATTATAGCTCCGGGACGATCCACGAACTCAGCAGCGGCCGGAGGCAGCTAAAGAAAGTACGAGGCCGACCCACTGCACTGAGACAGCCGCTAACTTAGCTTAACCGTGAAGCTGGGAGGAAGACCTGGAGCCGGGGCAGAGCTCGCGCGGCCCCGGCTCCCTGCGGGCTACGGCCGGGTTATCGTCGAGCCGGTGATGTTGTTTACAAGCAACCGACGCCGGGTAGAGGACCACGAAACTACACAGAAGTGAGAGGGCAGCTAACTGGGCTAACTGCGCAGCTAGCTCACAGCGACCACAACAagcagctttagctttagctccgTCATGGGGCTCCGACTGACAACGGCTGTCCGAAGGACCGAGACCGGGAGAGGGGCTGACCGTCACAGGCTGTCCGCCGATGTCCATGACCCGGGGGAGCGTCCACAGGCTGCGGGGAGGGCTGCACGGCTCGATCCGGGGCTGAAGGTTGAGTCAGCCGGCTGCTGCCTCCCTGACTCAatgtcccagcatgcactgcggtgCGCCGTACAGGTGGAACAAGTCGTTCATTTTACAAGAAACACGAAACAGTTTACCTGAAATGTACAACTATTTATTCCAGCCCCTCTTTCACACAGAATAATGTCACAGAAAATTCTTACAGCTGGTCTTTTATATGAACCAGCTTAAGTGACAGTCAGAACATTTTATCACAGCTCCTAACACTTTATCAATAAGTTACAACTATCCTCATTTCAAAAGTAGAGGAGTAAATTTACTACTTAAGCACTGACGAGTCTCATGGTGAATTCACTTGTGGTGCCTATTAACATTTAGTTGCCTTTTTAAAGCTAATGATAGCAGACAAAGGGTTACTTGGTAAAGTTAATAATGTTCACATGACTGTATAattgtagtgttgctgtgacacattaaCTGAGCGGTCAGCACTGTGTGAGTCAGTCTAACTCACTCCATAAATTAATCAGTTAGTGTACGGGAGGTGCTGTTCATGTATTTAAACTACTGACATGCAGACAGCTCTCAGAAAGTGGAGCTAACTACCATTTAAGTGCTATAATTCTAATCAAAGCCACTGTGCATGCAGGCTAATCTGACCTACAGtggaacatgtttcatgtttccTCAGTTGAGttagttcaggattaatgaggCTCCTCCTTCTTTAAATAGGAGTTTAGTCAAACAGTAACTGTTCCGATAATAGTCTttgcaaatgtaaaaaaataacagctggCTTATAAACattacacacattcacatttattGAAGACTGGAGATGGCACTGCTCCAGGTAATGAAATTCTAGTGAAATACAGACCACTGCAAAACTTCAAAgttgacagagagacagcattTTTTACCTGTTATAAATGTAAGAGATATATTGTAAATATATGGACAGATATTGATAAATTAACTGTAAATACATGTACACTGCTTGCATGTCTCAGTGTAATCATCTGATAAACACAACTAACTTTTAAATGCTTTGTGCTTCAGAGTCTTGGTGCAGCAACAGTTCAACCTCTCCATTTGGAGAAGCAACCCTCCTGTCCACTGGGCGGCAGCACTGAGTTACTTTCTATCATGACAAGTTGTTCTCAGACTGCTCAGACTGAAGCAAACCGactgactcactgcaccacctgctGGTTTAAGgtagtattttttattttgaacataaaAAACAATCTGTAAACAAAATTCAAAGAGGTAGAGAAAATAAATTCATATATTCAAAAAGGAGTAAGAAGGTGCATGAGCTTATTAAACCTTCCCCCCCCCTTTCCAGTGATAGCACCGTTATTCAATCACATATTTATAGACAGAGTAGCATACGTAATTAATATAACTTTTAGTCCGAAAGTAACCAAAACAGTGCACCCTTTACCAATAATATCACCAAACACAACGATGTACCACCCTTCACCCTGTACCGACTTTTTTACTGTGACAGTGGCGCCCATGTGTAATCATGACTGCTCGTCATCCCTGTAAATCTTGATAATATGCAGtctgagccttttttttaaacagtctaATGCttggacattgtttttgttcttggcTGAGTTTATTCCAAATCTTAGTTCTAAAGTTCAGATTCCTTCTGTAgttatacccccccccccccccccccccccccagccccccttATACAGCTTATAGCTGTGTGCATGAATGTAGCATTTTCAAATTGTACCAGATCTTGGAGTTTTAGTAGGCCGGATTTATAAGTAAGGCATTGGTGTGATCATGGAAACCTGCCTTATGAACCAGTCTGATGGTTCTTTTctaagtaaagtaaagtaaaatgtatttatatagcacttttcacaGAACAgttgtcacaaagtgcttcacagataaaatcaaaaacaacaaaaaagcgaTAAGAAATCATAAAGAGAAATGACTGCCAAGACAGTGCAGCTGAGAAGGTCTAGAATGCCTTCTTagacagaaatgtttttagGTGTTTTTTGAAGGTGTCCACCAAGTCCAGGGAGCgcaggtctggaggaagcttGTTCCAGAGGCGAGGCGCAGTGGATATGAATGAGTGGTCACCTACAGTTTTAAAACGAGTTCAGAGAACTCTCAGCAAGTTCTGATCAGAGTACCTCAGGCTTTGGGCCGAGCTGTAGGGTTTTATTAGGTCTCTGACATACATGGGAGCCTGGCCATGTCGGGCTCAGAAGGCTAGTACCAGAATTTTGAACTGGACATAGAATGCAATtgggagccagtggagagatttTAACACGTGTTGTTGTGTGGGACCTCCTGCTGGTGCTGGTCACCAGCCTCGCCACTGAGTTTTGGACGTACTGGAGACAAGCTAGCTCTTGTTGAGGCAAGTGAATaggctgttgcagtagtccagtcgcGAGGATATAAATGCATGAATGATCAATTCAAGCTCGTCCTTTGATATCATGTGTCTGAGCTTAGCGAACAATTTCTTCCCAGCTGCCTTGAGTGGTGGTCTAGTGACATGGCGCTGTCCAAGATCACCCCAAGGTTCCTCAGTTTGGTTTTGGTTGGAGTGTGCACAGCGGCCGGAGTGAGGATTTCTAGGTGGCATGCCAAACTTCCACACAGTAACTCAGGACTGATCAGGCTGAGTATTACAGGACTGAGTGGACTGGGGCTAGCTGGTCAGCTTGTCAGCTTCTCTACAACATTctaatgaattttttttctgtctgacaACATTTTACTAAAATGTGAACTACTGCACTCTTAGGCATTTCGTGATGTTGTTGGCATTTAATTTGAggtgttttctgtatttgttaCCATTGTATACATACACGCACACAGGGTACTGCACCGGGTTAGGTAAACAGCAAAGAAGGTGAAACAACCTTGGGGGTGGTTAAATAAATGCATACATTCAAGGTGTGGGCTTGGGTAACAAACAGAATGTGGGCAGGTAGCAGATGATAGTCTACGTAACATGAATGGTTGtacattttttaacaaattaacATAAATGCACTGTTCTGCCTTCTTTGTGGAAAATGATTgtacaagtgaaaacaaagcacTTTGAATGAAATCATTGCAGAGACATTGGGTTCAATTAAATGTTGCGTCACAGGTCATTCATTGTGTGAGCAGGTGTTGGTTTCATGTGTCGGTGATCGCAGGTAACAGATCCGGTTTCGTATCAAGCTTTACAAAGCTGGATCCATGCAGgagtctgcagacacacacacacacacacacacactggtgaaaCTGGAGTAGCTAAGTTGTCATGCCGAGACTCCACTGTGTCCAGCACCAGGCCTTCTGTTGATGGTTTCTCGTGGGTAACCTGCCACTCCAAACTCTCCACCTCCCATGTGATGTCTTATGACATCAAAAAGCTCCAATCCATTTTTTCTTCTAAGTTAACTTCCTAATAACCATTTTTCCACTCCTGCATTTACAGTGTTATTTTGATCAATGAACCTGCATCTTTCATCATTCAACaatgcttcactttacttttttcatgCTAAAGTAGAAATACAAACTTCTTAACTTTCTCTCGCATCTGATATAAGCTCACTAATGGCGTGCAAGGTGACAGCAAACAGAATGTGACGATGCAGAATCAACCCGTAATGAGTCAACAGCCTGCATGTTGAAACAGATGAGTGAATGAGCAGCTTAATGTAAACATGTGCAGTATTTCTGGATGTTGTGCTGGATGGGTGTACCTAATAAactgacctctgtgtgtgtgggcgtgtaagtaaaataaaaaaaaaaacacacaacaaacaagcaGCTACCAAACATCTCCTTTATGGTTTTAATAGACACTCAGTATAGCCACAAAAACGTCCCATCTGCAGCCGCCGGTCACGTGACAAGGTCACAcggctgcagcttcctctcttGTTCTCGTCCATGAACCACAAAGTCAGTCTGCACAGGAGGGCGGagctgagggggcggggtcagggctGCCACCTCTCCTCACACCCACAGGAATGTTAATAGCTGACACACAGCTGTTGGGCACATGTTGATGGTGACGATGATGATCGCGATGGTGGTGGGATAATTTGGCGACAAAGGCGTAAAAACGTGAATCTCCTGCCGCAAAGGCACGTGGATCggacagggggcggggccagtggGCAGGGCCTTTAAGCGtcgtgtgggggtgggggaggggcttagTGAATCCTCTGGGTCAAAACTTGAGGGGGTGGGGCCTGTGAGGGTGGGGCATGTGGGGGCGTGGCCTACGTTTAAGCGTGTGCTTGGTTTGAAGGCTCAGAGGTTCACTGGACTGAGCTGTTTGACTGACATAAGGAGTGGGCGAGTTGGACGCTGAGTGTGGTCAgtaggggcggggcttaacaccCTCAGCGTGATgcctctgcccccctccctccctccctccctccctctctgtggGGTAAGGGGGTCCggggcctcagcagcagcctccagacGAGGTGTTGACGGGCTTGCTCTGGATCTTGACATTGGACTTGTCAGAGGCCCCGGCCGTGGCCCCAGGGCCCATCCTCTTCTTGATCTCTGCCGCCATGGTCATGAAGGCCTGCTCCACGTTGGTGGCGCTCTTTGCACTCGTCTCCAAGAAGGGAATCCCAAGATTATCAGCAAACTCCTGCAAGCGCACACACCAGAGATGACTACTGAGGCTTTGTTGTAGTTCTGTGGCAGCTGTGCATTGGCTGTGTAATAGTTTTTTAGCAGtagtgttggagttgtgttacCTTGGCCGTTGTGTAGTCCACCACCTTCTTTGTTGTCAGGTCACTCTTGTTGCCAACCAGCAGCTTGTTGACATTCTCACTGGCGTAACGATCGATTTCCTGAAGCCACTGTTTGACGTTGTTGAAGGACtcctgaggaggagcaggacatgaaaaataaagaagtttATTAATGCATTCAACCATCCTAATCTTAGTGTACATGAACCACACAGATGAACAACAGCGAGCGGCCACAGTACAGCATGAGGGAGCTTCTGGGGTCAAGGATCAAGCTCAGGGTCACAGTGGTGACCGGTTGGTTTGACCCTGCTCACATCTGATGAGGTTTTGAGAGTCAGATTGTCTTGTAAAAATACTGCTGTAACTGATGGAAGTGACAGATGTGTGATGGATGTATGATGGGGAAGTGCTGACCTGATCAGTCACGTCGTACACTACAATGATACCATGAGCTCCTCTGTAGTAGCTGGATGTGATGGTGCGGAAGCGTTCCTGACCAGCCGTGTCCCACTGAAGACAGAgcacaaaggtcaaaggttgtAAAAGTGCAACAGATGGGATTCGAAACAGCTGTGTGAGGTGGCTCCTTACAATCTGCAGCTTGATGGTCTTCCCGTCCAGCTCGATGGTCCTGATCTTGAAATCCACTCCGATGGTGCTGATGTAGCTCTCTGTGTAGGTGTCATCCTGGGAATCGAACACACACTCGGACAGCTGCAGGTCAACAGCACTCACAAAGCCTAACATAACCACAACCAACGACACACTTACCGCAAACCGCAGGAGGAGGCACGACTTCCCCACACCTGAGTCACCGATCAGTAGCAGTTTGAACAAGTAATCACTGTGAGAAGAAAACACGGCAGATCATCAAAGGGTCCAGCCattcgtctcacacacacaatcaaacacAGAGTGAGGAATAGACACACAAAGTcagacaaatacacacagtgagacagaaaaggaaggaagggaaggacacacacacacaatgagtgaGACGCGCCCTGACGGACACACATTAATaattcttcctctgtgtgtcagGGGTGCTGAAACCGAATCTAGGCCCAATGTAAACCCAAACCGAACTCTGCCTTAAACTCCAGTGTGAGCGGGATTAAATCCTGGAGTAAATCccactgtaaacacagcagtcTCATGATGTGACGCGTTAGCTCCCAGCTAGCCCGTCGCCAGGCGGCAGTGCTAACATTAAAGTGTCGGGGAGCGGCCACATATCGGCAGGAGACGGTGAGTCAGCGGCACGGTAAAGCGGCTCGGTGCGGCTCCGGACGTGTCAGCGGGCCGGAGTGACGATGTGAAAACCGGGCGGCTCGACGCTCGCGGCCGCGGACAAAGCAGCTGACTGTCCGTCAGGCTAGCTGCAGTTAGCTTAGCTTCCCCGGCTGAGCTGACAGGTCGCCAAATGACATTCAAACTAGCACTTACTATTCCGGATTCATCGTCGACTCCTACTGACAGagtgtgtttacagtgaaaGCAGCTGGAGGTGGTTACAGGTGGAATCAAACTCGCGTCAAAATCCCGAAAAACAACCGATTTTGTTGAGAATTTGTAGAAGTGATCGCCGCAGccacaacagcaaaacacaagCAAATATGGCTGCCTACCCGGAAACGCCGCACCAAGGGACTTCTGGGTAATGGAgtcatgcgtgcgtgtgttcgTGTACGTGCGTGTTTGCGCaacaatatatgtgtgtgtgtgtgtgtgtgtgtgtgtgtgtgtgtgtgtgtgtgtgtgtgtgtgtgtgcgcgcgcgcgcgcgcgtgtgtaaACATTGTGATTATGTACACAAAatatgtttatgtgtgtgttgtgggtaCAGGAAGAGAGATGCTTCAAATACTTGATAAATGGCGAttagcattattattattattattattattattattattattattattattattattattattattattatgtggTGATGGCACGTGACTCTGCGGTCCTCCGGGTCTGACGTCACCCACGCCGCTCTGCCGCTCGCACTGAAGCCAACATGGAGTGAGAAGCGATGGGGCTGGTCGGGGACCATCCTCACCGACACCAGTGCACCGTGATCGGTCAGCGCGTCCCTGCCCTGTCCGCAGCGGcagaaggaggagcagggagaaaaagggcggcggaggaggaggaggaggaggagggggtgcaGGTTTTGCGGCTCTTTGGATGCGCTCCGCTGATTgagcagtgagaggaggaggacatttATCCGAGTATCCAGGTATCACACGGCGGGATTACAGAACCGAGCAGGGAGCGGCAGAGACTGGAGCCGCCGCTCCCGCCGCTCCCGCCgctcctgcctcctctctctgccgctcccgtttcctctgctgttcttgtgaagaaaacatgaagacacCGCGCCGCTTCGCTGCGGCGGACACGCATCATAGCAGGCGGTGAAGCGAAAAAACATGACCGAGGACACGCGTCCAGACGAGTGAGTaccacacgcacgcgcgcgcacacacaagcacatactgtgagcagccacacagatcaCATGTCTCATATGTTGCCGTGAAGgagtcctcctccaccacctccttctcaccctcttcctcctcctcctgagagTCGGGGGGGTTATTTGAGGTCggggaggagtgtgtgaagcCTCCTGCAGGAGTCAGATGAGGCTCTGgaggcagatggaggaggagatgttGGCTCCCGCAGGAGGTCAGAAGGAggtcatcatcaccttcatgaTGAAGATGACAAAGACGATGAGCTTGCTGATGATGGTGATCTTGATGATGAAGATGGGCTAATCTTCAATCTTTGTGTTGTGGTggcctctgtgtttctgtccccgtgccccccccccttgcAGAGACAGCTACATGGTGCGAGTCAAAGCCGTGGTGATGACCCGAGACGAGTCGAGCGGCGGCTGGCTGGCTCAGGACGGATGTCTCAGCAGAGTGAGCGTGTGCAGACTGCTGCCAGGAGGACAGCCTGGACGCTACGTCTTCTTCATCTACGCGGAGCggctcacagacagacaggtctgtcctctgcaggctgACACACGCCATCATGGTGTGGTTTTCAAAAGTGTCGCCATGGTGACCGCCTGTTGTTTCCTCACAGGTGATCctggagtgtttcctgaagaAGGACCTCGTCTACACcaaggccacgcccactttccATCACTGGAAGGTGGACAACAGGAAATGCGGTCTGACGTTCCAGAGTCCGGCGGACGCCCGGGCCTTCGACCGCGGGGTGAGGCGGGCTCTGGAGGACTTGACGGAAGGTGAAGACCTCAGCCGACACGTTTTTCGGACGTGCTGACATGAGACCAGGACCTTGTGATCACTGCGAGTCTCTGTCTGCTCCCCAGGATCCACCACATCCTCGTCCACGCTGCAGAACGAAGCCGAGCTGGGAGACGACGACGTCTTCACGGTGAGGACCAGACGCCAGTGTTCTCCAccttgagagtgtgtgtgtttgtgtttttggtgatgAGTGTGGTTCACTGTGCTGTCCCGTTTGGTTCCTTCCCCTTcagatgactgacagctcctccagctcgtctCAGAGGAGAGAGAACGCCACGCACtctgtggccccgcccaccttttGTGACGCTCGCCGGCACCACTGCGTTCTGGGACATTTCTACGAGCAGCACCGCCCTTCAGATCACAGCTTTCTAGAACAGGTGAGTGTGTTTTGCACAATCATATCCCCTCAACACAGCGATAGAAATGTTCGCGCTAGCTTGGATGATTCTGAGAGTTCGGTTGTCTTAGAATGTTCTTCTCAGTGATCTCTGTgcattcctgtttttgtttgtgtattttgaatGTTGTTGGTATGTTTTGTTCTCTGAATGCTCTCAAGAtattctttgtttgtttgctgctctctctgcctGGTTTGTGTGTTATTTCAAAGTAATAAAGCATACCttgaagaagctgctctctgcATTCACCCATCCTCTTAGTTAACCTTAACCCTCGAGGCATTACcttttttttgagaaaagtaaaaaatattCATTGCCATTTGTCGAGAGCTTTAGGGTTCCTAATACTGCATCGATAACGAAAGTGTCTCCCCTCTTTGTATCCCAGAGATTGGAAGAGTTGGGTATCCTCTTGAGTgaagtttcatcttttcttgCCATTACAACCTGCATGCACAAAAACCCGGCAGGCACAATCATCATGTCAGTTGGATTAAAACCCAACAGTACCACGTCTGTGATCTGATTCGGTTTTGATACCGTGCCATGAGTCCAGCAAATCCACTCCAGGCTGGGCAGGAGACATGGATACACGACAGTGTAGAGACCAGGACGGTTGACCAGTCATGTCATTTCACTACACGCAGAGTGGTTTCCCAGTCTTCTCTGTGTAGACGATGGAGATGAGGGTCGAGCTTTGAACCTGTAGCTTCCCATCTCAGGCCTGGTTGTCGAACCTGGAGACCACCGTTGCCGTATGTTCAAAGCGTTCTTACCATATTTCGAGGgtgttctttctgtgtttgtgcaggtgGTACACATGTTTCCACGCCACGTCAGCTTCCAGGTGGCGGAGCCGGAAATCGTACGCATAAACGGGAGAGAGCGTGCCTGGCTCACCGGCTATGAGGACTACCGCCACGCCGGCTCCAC is a window of Salarias fasciatus unplaced genomic scaffold, fSalaFa1.1, whole genome shotgun sequence DNA encoding:
- the LOC115385465 gene encoding aftiphilin-like isoform X1 → MEPDVIRMYSSSPPPMEDGAEEEDDEFGDFGTFSAVPNSISFTEFDTPTTFNQTQALTATSPPELLNNRGVAALGHGTSNGTHIHRNELSKANGVTPANRPDSTVSERTEIKKVHSGSPDRPENNSCSIETADCNGGGPELITNGFMTSDVQGSPSSQSSVHCHITESSVQESVDVSVDSPEEKFADFAVFPGTEVCLSRTEEEDSGGSWEPAVEPSEEQQAASEDSVTDTNRTGADVSLSGPDDTPNGSCNTDRGPGADTAPAQEHMDRCFSQDGTEELKDQRDLSPADSEAARSDDKGSENETETETETETSFGRPLSTDALEEFGDMSTTASAPSPPPLGDTTTPADDSQLAEDDEDFGDFGDAGSFGGQDFADFEQQEEQSTRKSSAPAEQDVSTEQEDDFGDFNSPKYHSGVDEKEGEGKFASFPPSDSFGNFSVAEGSEGVGGWSAFEGQQEEEGESWAAFSTEPSVAPPADDAQEELKEEEEDAEVPVRSDEGRRTDGAMVSLSGRLEKLFQNSFPQSEELSAQEEVVTLKTLLEAPAGAQDAHPEERSSPCNRSQRGGVWTQLQDIHEALGLRYQWGGSHCNKSLLCCLGIDTRNILFTGQKKQPVIVPMYAAGLGMLEPTKEPVKPVSAAEMIASIGQAPPAAAPAAPPADSSSSHSDPTQQEALPPIQFDWSSSGLTNPLDASGGSSLLNLDFFGPVEDSACGSSASIPGVDPELFELTTAKLDAGGSGSRVADAFARLMSTMEKTSTSTRRPRREENLSEEALEVIAVLPDLTFMQAKVLMFPATLTPLGCQATPSQLLAPPTSSN